Proteins from a single region of Dyadobacter fanqingshengii:
- a CDS encoding ABC transporter permease has translation MKATDQPPRWATRFLQWYCRPRLLEDLEGDLFEYFERNVKNKGLRRARIVYVIDVIKFLRPYTIRKIEFFNLFIHWIMIGSYLKTSRRSLVRNKLFSLINIIGLAVSMSVGLLVIAVITDLNSYDDFHQEGDRIYRVITTFRNADQPPMELASTSVKAGQKIRETVAGAEQVTTFRNGFSGDARVGNSTFPLEAIWADNAFLKVFTFPLVKGNAATALEEPYSLVLSEKTARKMFGEADPIGKPVMFDTTSYVVRGVVKDLPKLSHIRFEMLVSFATIEAQQAEKTNFYDWDNVWSNYVYVLMPAHPALAPVQSELAKISKQESAAYKDKSVSISLKPMNGAVLGGKLSNNVGPAISPVVTWVLSGLAFVIILSACFNYTNLSVARSLRRSREVGIRKIIGARKSHVLGQFMAESVIIAMLALLFSFGLFLFLKKEFLALDPNISDLVSLDLSFKTILYFIALACFVGLAAGFLPALFFSRINALLVMKDVSNLTLFRRVGMRKALIVIQYTLSLFFIAATLVGYNQYKGLLRFDLGFETENIVNIRMQGNKPDIMAKQFAEIPAVKEVSRSLMITSLGSYHGSTLKYGLDSNNVWLNLIDEHYMPLHDHKLLAGTNFKLKPEKGKESEVIVNEQVLKRFNIAKRNPENALGKVVTVDGQALTIIGVIRDFHYGTLEAKIEPVIFRYSANEPSGYLNVKIASGDLPGTMEMLETAWRKVDKVHPIQAKFYNDQIESAYSQFSVMVKIIGFIAFLAICIASLGLFGMVVFTTETKLKEISIRKVLGASEGGLVYFLCEGFLILLIVSALIAIPATYFFFDKIVLENFPYHQPINMLELLAGVVVVMLLAFLMIGSQTVKAARNNPAKVLKSE, from the coding sequence ATGAAAGCAACTGATCAACCTCCGCGCTGGGCAACCCGCTTCCTGCAATGGTATTGTCGCCCCCGTCTGCTGGAAGATTTGGAAGGGGACTTGTTCGAATATTTTGAGCGAAATGTAAAGAATAAGGGATTGCGCCGGGCAAGGATCGTTTATGTGATCGACGTGATCAAATTTTTAAGGCCATACACCATTCGGAAAATAGAATTCTTCAACCTTTTCATTCACTGGATCATGATTGGGAGCTACCTGAAAACCTCGCGACGCAGCCTCGTCCGCAACAAATTATTCTCCCTGATCAACATTATCGGCCTGGCTGTGAGCATGTCCGTTGGCCTGCTTGTGATAGCCGTAATCACTGACTTAAATTCCTACGACGATTTTCACCAGGAGGGCGACCGGATTTACCGCGTTATTACCACTTTTCGAAATGCCGATCAGCCGCCTATGGAGCTTGCTTCCACTTCGGTGAAGGCCGGCCAGAAAATCCGGGAAACGGTTGCTGGTGCAGAGCAGGTCACCACTTTTCGCAACGGATTCTCGGGCGACGCCCGCGTAGGCAATTCCACATTTCCTTTGGAAGCAATTTGGGCTGATAACGCTTTTCTCAAAGTTTTTACATTCCCGCTGGTCAAAGGCAACGCAGCAACCGCACTGGAAGAACCCTACTCTTTGGTTCTATCCGAAAAAACGGCCCGGAAAATGTTTGGCGAAGCGGACCCGATTGGCAAACCCGTCATGTTTGATACCACCAGTTATGTGGTCCGCGGCGTTGTGAAGGACTTGCCCAAACTCTCTCACATCCGGTTCGAAATGCTCGTTTCCTTCGCCACAATCGAAGCGCAGCAGGCGGAGAAAACCAACTTTTATGACTGGGATAATGTCTGGTCAAATTACGTGTATGTGTTAATGCCAGCGCATCCCGCGCTCGCGCCCGTGCAATCGGAATTGGCAAAAATAAGCAAGCAGGAAAGCGCAGCGTACAAAGATAAATCAGTATCCATTTCCCTGAAACCCATGAACGGCGCGGTGCTGGGAGGGAAATTGTCGAACAATGTTGGTCCAGCCATTTCGCCGGTCGTTACCTGGGTTTTGAGCGGACTGGCTTTCGTAATCATACTTTCAGCCTGTTTCAATTACACCAACTTGTCCGTAGCACGCTCGCTCCGGCGCTCTCGTGAGGTTGGGATCAGAAAGATCATCGGCGCCAGAAAGAGTCACGTTCTGGGTCAGTTTATGGCAGAGTCGGTGATCATTGCCATGCTCGCGCTCCTATTCTCATTTGGGCTATTCCTGTTTTTGAAGAAAGAATTCCTGGCCCTGGATCCCAACATTTCCGATCTCGTTTCCCTGGATTTGTCTTTCAAAACGATCCTTTATTTTATCGCGCTGGCCTGCTTCGTTGGCCTGGCCGCTGGTTTTTTGCCAGCATTATTTTTCTCCCGGATCAACGCACTGCTGGTGATGAAGGACGTGTCGAATCTTACTCTGTTTCGCCGGGTTGGGATGCGTAAAGCATTGATCGTCATTCAATATACCTTGTCGCTATTCTTCATTGCAGCAACGCTTGTCGGTTATAATCAATACAAAGGTCTGCTCCGTTTCGACCTGGGCTTTGAGACAGAAAACATTGTCAACATTCGAATGCAGGGGAATAAACCCGATATCATGGCAAAGCAGTTCGCCGAGATTCCCGCCGTAAAAGAGGTTTCACGATCGCTGATGATCACGAGCCTCGGAAGTTACCACGGATCGACGCTTAAATATGGCCTTGATTCCAATAATGTGTGGCTAAACCTGATAGACGAACATTATATGCCACTGCATGATCATAAATTACTGGCTGGTACAAACTTCAAATTGAAGCCTGAAAAAGGGAAGGAAAGCGAAGTGATCGTCAACGAACAGGTCTTGAAAAGATTTAACATCGCCAAGAGAAACCCGGAAAATGCGCTGGGTAAGGTCGTAACAGTGGACGGTCAGGCGCTGACGATCATTGGTGTGATCAGGGACTTCCATTACGGCACGCTGGAAGCTAAGATTGAGCCGGTTATATTTCGTTATTCTGCCAATGAGCCATCGGGTTATCTCAATGTGAAGATCGCTTCCGGCGACTTGCCCGGCACGATGGAAATGCTCGAAACCGCGTGGCGGAAGGTGGATAAAGTGCATCCCATTCAGGCGAAATTCTACAACGACCAGATTGAGTCGGCATATAGCCAGTTTTCGGTGATGGTAAAGATCATTGGTTTCATTGCCTTTCTGGCGATTTGTATTGCTTCGCTCGGACTGTTTGGTATGGTCGTTTTCACTACCGAAACGAAGCTCAAAGAGATCAGTATCCGCAAAGTGCTGGGTGCTAGCGAGGGCGGATTGGTTTATTTTCTGTGCGAAGGATTTTTGATCCTGCTGATCGTTTCTGCGTTGATCGCAATTCCGGCAACTTATTTCTTCTTTGATAAAATCGTCCTCGAAAA
- a CDS encoding DUF3800 domain-containing protein, which yields MYFCYIDESGDVGKIKSPSQFFVLSALCVHESAWQTLLDDLIKFRRHLKKVYGLTMAEEIHASVFINGNPNLKAGISKNHKILILRECLRFLNARSDISIVTVRIEKNPGYANDVFEYAWKLLIQRIDNTLKAGNFPGALKTDKGLIISDNTDEMKLRKLLRKMRRFNLVPSKFRRISLDAKITGIIEDPVSRDSKSSYIHQMVDVVCYFARQYYEPNKTIRKKGLRNFYMANLENVLNKNISPKNTVNYILEQQA from the coding sequence ATGTATTTTTGTTATATTGATGAAAGCGGGGACGTTGGAAAAATAAAGTCTCCTTCGCAATTTTTTGTTCTCTCTGCATTATGCGTTCACGAATCTGCCTGGCAGACATTGCTTGATGATTTGATCAAGTTTCGGAGACACTTGAAAAAAGTATACGGCTTGACGATGGCCGAGGAAATTCATGCATCCGTATTCATTAATGGAAACCCTAACCTGAAAGCAGGCATATCAAAAAACCACAAAATATTGATTCTGAGAGAATGTTTGCGGTTTTTGAACGCTAGAAGCGATATAAGCATTGTTACCGTGCGGATTGAAAAAAATCCGGGTTACGCCAATGATGTGTTTGAATATGCCTGGAAATTACTTATCCAAAGGATCGATAACACATTAAAAGCAGGAAATTTTCCAGGAGCACTAAAGACGGATAAGGGACTAATAATCAGCGACAATACAGATGAAATGAAACTGAGAAAACTGTTGCGAAAAATGAGGCGTTTTAATTTGGTCCCAAGCAAGTTTCGGAGGATTTCGCTGGACGCGAAAATTACGGGCATCATTGAAGATCCGGTGAGCAGGGATTCAAAATCGTCCTATATTCATCAAATGGTGGACGTAGTCTGTTACTTCGCGAGGCAATATTATGAACCTAATAAAACGATTAGAAAGAAGGGCTTGCGGAACTTCTATATGGCAAATTTGGAGAATGTTTTAAACAAAAACATCTCGCCAAAGAACACAGTAAATTATATACTTGAACAG
- a CDS encoding PadR family transcriptional regulator, with protein sequence MKGTNLGEFEELVLLTIASLASEAYSVAICDELEKYTGRTAKLGVVHSVLNRLEEKGLAKSRLGEASSTRGGKRKRFYEVSHAGKVALTKSKEVRENIWRNIPGFNLEGSI encoded by the coding sequence ATGAAGGGGACTAACCTGGGGGAATTTGAGGAGCTGGTTTTGCTGACGATCGCTTCGTTGGCGAGTGAAGCTTATAGTGTCGCTATTTGTGATGAATTGGAAAAATATACGGGGCGTACGGCTAAGCTGGGCGTGGTGCATTCGGTTTTGAACCGGCTGGAAGAGAAGGGATTGGCGAAAAGCAGGCTAGGGGAAGCGAGTAGCACAAGGGGTGGTAAGCGGAAGCGTTTTTACGAGGTCAGCCACGCGGGCAAAGTCGCACTGACAAAATCCAAGGAGGTGCGCGAAAATATCTGGCGCAACATTCCCGGCTTTAACCTCGAAGGCTCCATATGA